In a single window of the Bactrocera dorsalis isolate Fly_Bdor chromosome 2, ASM2337382v1, whole genome shotgun sequence genome:
- the LOC105224493 gene encoding sex determination protein fruitless isoform X3, translating to MLAMSQGFFDNPYAQIRAPTTAMRPPRSDSPLNSTSALDLQTSSRAQVPPPPPPPPRYHTDQGAMDQQFCLRWNNHPTNLTGVLTSLLQREALCDVTLACDGETVKAHQTILSACSPYFETIFLQNRHPHPIIYLKDVRYSEMRSLLDFMYKGEVNVGQSSLPMFLKTAESLQVRGLTDNNNLNYRTEHRDSPISSPTGRTPYSSGGLGGGGSGGSECEPRERDQQLRGRATERDMRDEMHSHRSSSSLSERNAAAAAAAAAAATANVGSVSASLQSAAAALGLGERSPITAAAMAAAVAAAATRSASADPLGGSTNTACSGGSISGAGGILNSRNSDANSERSVSGGGGAGNGGNSGDRSSSIGRERADSRDELMQLDYSNKDNRDRDREMSTTPVEHIGSNKRRRKNSSNCDNSLTSTHNANVQDRHYTQDSQASSRSNFKSSPVPKTGSTSESEDAIITGVGERRDSPLSVSQLSMSGGGLGGVGSGSVSAIPSSIGLSHALSIKQELIEAQQQQQQLQQQQRETHVPLPTEYLPAKRTTRSEQSPESRRRATSLLSTAQASTQAAQQEYVRQQFEFLQQREEQETQQNLLLQQAVQAQLKTMQQQQQLREKQEQTHKHQNKTNWYATQAQTQLTVSNQPAQRLAADLELAQTTATATATIQRLLQQQQQFLLNATDNFQRPLTPADPKAAKYATYDNTPPGKQYGAGGVTAVHASGSGTTTSGGSLRKSGRFRSNWLFQFDWLQYDEIANTMFCKFCRKWSNDIPDIRTSFVEGNSNFRLEIVNHHNKCKSHRLCYERELLEVDKLQPHGKESATVAASGGSAQSDVVVGAGGGGGMRSMSMDGELGAILRETMHKRKGAPEVITINVGEDSV from the exons ATACCACACTGACCAAGGAGCTATGGACCAGCAATTCTGTCTACGCTGGAACAATCACCCGACGAACTTAACTGGCGTGCTAACCTCGTTGCTGCAGAGGGAGGCACTATGTGATGTGACGCTGGCATGTGACGGTGAAACAGTCAAG GCGCATCAAACGATTCTATCAGCATGCAGCCCATATTTCGAGACAATTTTCCTGCAAAACCGCCATCCACATCCCATCATCTATTTAAAAGATGTCAGATACTCAGAAATGCGCTCCCTGCTCGACTTCATGTACAAAGGCGAAGTCAATGTCGGTCAGAGTTCGCTGCCGATGTTCCTCAAAACAGCCGAGAGTCTACAG GTTCGTGGTCTAACGGACAATAACAACCTCAACTATCGCACGGAACACCGCGATTCGCCCATATCCTCGCCCACCGGCCGTACACCGTACAGTAGTGGCGGTCTCGGTGGTGGCGGCAGCGGCGGTAGCGAATGTGAGCCACGCGAACGCGATCAACAGTTACGTGGCCGTGCCACCGAACGCGATATGCGCGACGAAATGCATTCAcatcgcagcagcagcagtttgAGCGAACGCaatgccgccgccgccgctgcagcagcagcagctgccaCCGCCAATGTGGGCAGTGTGAGTGCCAGTCTACAATCCGCTGCAGCAGCTTTGGGTTTGGGAGAACGTTCGCCAATCACAGCAGCCGCAATGGCGGCCGCAGTAGCGGCTGCGGCTACGCGTAGTGCCAGCGCCGATCCACTCGGCGGTTCGACGAATACAGCCTGTTCTGGCGGTAGTATCAGCGGTGCTGGTGGCATATTAAACAGTCGCAACAGCGATGCGAATAGTGAGCGTAGTGTTAGCGGTGGCGGTGGTGCTGGCAATGGGGGCAACAGTGGCGATCGCAGCAGCAGCATTGGACGCGAACGCGCCGATAGTCGTGATGAACTCATGCAGCTAGACTATAGTAACAAGGATAACAGAGATCGTGATAGAGAGATGTCCACCACGCCGGTGGAGCATATAGGTAGTAATAAGCGAAGACGTAAGAACTCATCCAACTGTGATAATTCGTTGACCTCGACGCATAACGCAAATGTACAGGACAGGCACTACACTCAGGATTCTCAG GCATCCTCGCGCAGCAATTTCAAATCGAGTCCCGTGCCAAAAACTGGCAGCACGTCTGAATCGGAGGATGCCATCATCACAGGTGTTGGCGAACGGCGCGATTCACCACTCTCCGTCAGTCAATTGAGTATGAGTGGTGGCGGTCTAGGTGGCGTGGGTAGCGGTAGTGTTAGTGCGATTCCCAGTAGTATTGGTCTCAGTCATGCGCTTAGTATTAAACAAGAATTAATtgaagcacaacaacaacagcaacagctgcaacaacaacaacgtgagACTCATGTACCTTTGCCAACCGAATACTTGCCG GCGAAACGCACGACTAGGAGCGAGCAGTCACCGGAGAGTCGGCGTCGCGCAACGTCGTTGCTATCAACAGCGCAAGCGTCAACACAGGCGGCGCAGCAGGAGTATGTGCGTCAACAGTTTGAATTCCTGCAGCAGCGCGAAGAACAAGAAACACAGCAGAATCTTTTGCTGCAGCAGGCAGTGCAGGCACAGCTAAAGACtatgcagcagcaacagcaactgcGCGAAAAGCAGGAACAAACCCACAAAcaccaaaacaaaacaaattggtACGCGACGCAAGCGCAAACACAACTCACCGTCAGCAATCAGCCCGCCCAGCGTCTGGCCGCCGATCTTGAGCTCGCGCAGACCACCGCCACTGCGACAGCGACCATACAACGGCtactgcagcagcaacaacaatttctgCTCAACGCCACAGACAACTTTCAGCGACCGCTGACACCTGCCGACCCAAAAGCTGCCAAGTACGCGACCTACGATAACACGCCACCCGGCAAGCAATACGGCGCTGGAGGTGTCACCGCCGTGCATGCGAGCGGCAGCGGCACGACCACTAGCGGTGGTAGTTTGCGCAAAAGTGGGCGCTTCCGCTCCAATTGGTTGTTTCAATTCGATTGGCTGCAATACGATGAGATCGCAAACACAATGTTTTGCAAATTCTGCCGCAAATGGTCGAATGACATACCGGATATACGCACCTCCTTTGTGGAGGGCAATTCAAATTTCCGCCTGGAGATTGTCAATCATCACAATAAATGTAAATCGCATCGTTTGTGCTACGAACGCGAGTTGCTGGAGGTCGACAAATTGCAACCGCACGGCAAGGAGAGCGCAACGGTTGCAGCGAGTGGCGGTAGTGCTCAGagtgatgttgttgttggtgctggtggtggtggtggtatgCGCAGTATGTCGATGGATGGTGAATTGGGCGCCATTTTGCGCGAGACTATGCACAAGCGCAAGGGTGCGCCGGAAGTGATCACGATAAATGTGGGCGAGGATAGCGTGTGA